In Carya illinoinensis cultivar Pawnee chromosome 10, C.illinoinensisPawnee_v1, whole genome shotgun sequence, one DNA window encodes the following:
- the LOC122279804 gene encoding probable sucrose-phosphatase 2 isoform X2, whose product MDRLKTSARLMIVSDLDHTMVDHHESENLSLLRFNALWESNYRHDSLLVFSTGRSPTLYKELRKEKPMLTPDITIMSVGTEITYGNSMVPDEGWVEVLNQKWDVNIVKEESSKFRELELQPDTEQRPHKVSFKVDKDKAHVVTKSLLERFEKHGLDVKIIHSGGMDLDILPQGAGKGQALAYLLKKFKTEGKLPNNTLVCGDSGNDAELFSIPDVYGVMVSNAQEELLQWHAENAKNNPKIIHATERCAAGIIQAIGHFSLGPNTSPRDVMDFLDLKLENVNPGHEVVKFYLFYERWRRAEVENSEPYLDSSGVFVHPSGIELSLCEIIDSLRSYYGDERGKRFRVWVDQVLPVQISPDTWLVKFKKWESSGGELKCCTSTAILSSKDGTTVSDGRTWVHLHQTWFEESASKDHSTWPI is encoded by the exons GTTGACCATCATGAATCTGAGAACCTTTCTCTGCTCAGATTCAATGCATTGTGGGAATCCAATTATCGTCATGATTCTCTGCTAGTCTTCTCAACTGGAAGATCACCTACTCTTTACAAAGAGTTGAGGAAAGAGAAACCCATGTTAACTCCAGATATAACCATAATGTCTGTTGGAACTGAGATAACATATGGCAACTCAATGGTGCCTGATGAAGGTTGGGTTGAAGTCTTAAATCAGAAATGGGATGTGAACATAGTCAAAGAGGAATCAAGCAAATTCCGTGAACTAGAACTTCAG CCAGATACAGAGCAACGACCGCACAAGGTTAGCTTTAAAGTTGATAAAGATAAGGCTCATGTTGTCACAAAGTCCCTTTTGGAGCGTTTTGAAAAGCATGGA CTGGATGTTAAAATTATCCATAGTGGAGGAATGGATTTGGATATATTGCCACAGGGTGCTGGCAAAGGACAAGCTCTTGCATATCTGCTTAAAAAATTTAAGACCGAGGGAAAACTACCCAATAACACGCTTGTTTGTGGTGATTCTGGAAATGATGCAGAATTATTCAGCATACCAGATGTTTATGGTGTCATG GTTAGCAATGCTCAAGAAGAACTTCTGCAGTGGCATGCTGAAAATGCTAAGAATAACCCTAAGATTATTCATGCAACAGAGAGGTGTGCAGCTGGGATCATACAAGCCATCGGCCATTTTAGCCTGGGCCCGAACACATCTCCTAGAGACGTCATGGACTTTTTGGACCTCAAGCTGGAGAATGTGAATCCTGGACATGAAGTTGTAAAATTCTACTTGTTCTATGAGAGATGGAGGCGTGCAGAAGTTGAGAATTCTGAGCCGTATCTG GATTCATCTGGGGTTTTTGTCCATCCGTCTGGCATTGAGCTATCTCTTTGTGAAATCATAGACTCATTGAGATCGTATTATGGAGATGAACGGGGAAAACGGTTCCGGGTTTGGGTTGATCAGGTGTTACCCGTACAGATCAGTCCAGACACATGGCTTGTGAAGTTCAAGAAGTGGGAGTCATCTG GCGGGGAGCTAAAATGTTGCACGTCCACTGCTATACTAAGTTCAAAG GATGGCACCACTGTGTCAGATGGTCGCACTTGGGTGCATCTTCATCAGACATGGTTTGAAGAATCGGCATCTAAGGATCATTCAACATGGCCCATCTAG
- the LOC122279804 gene encoding probable sucrose-phosphatase 2 isoform X1, whose protein sequence is MDRLKTSARLMIVSDLDHTMVDHHESENLSLLRFNALWESNYRHDSLLVFSTGRSPTLYKELRKEKPMLTPDITIMSVGTEITYGNSMVPDEGWVEVLNQKWDVNIVKEESSKFRELELQPDTEQRPHKVSFKVDKDKAHVVTKSLLERFEKHGLDVKIIHSGGMDLDILPQGAGKGQALAYLLKKFKTEGKLPNNTLVCGDSGNDAELFSIPDVYGVMVSNAQEELLQWHAENAKNNPKIIHATERCAAGIIQAIGHFSLGPNTSPRDVMDFLDLKLENVNPGHEVVKFYLFYERWRRAEVENSEPYLASLKAACDSSGVFVHPSGIELSLCEIIDSLRSYYGDERGKRFRVWVDQVLPVQISPDTWLVKFKKWESSGGELKCCTSTAILSSKDGTTVSDGRTWVHLHQTWFEESASKDHSTWPI, encoded by the exons GTTGACCATCATGAATCTGAGAACCTTTCTCTGCTCAGATTCAATGCATTGTGGGAATCCAATTATCGTCATGATTCTCTGCTAGTCTTCTCAACTGGAAGATCACCTACTCTTTACAAAGAGTTGAGGAAAGAGAAACCCATGTTAACTCCAGATATAACCATAATGTCTGTTGGAACTGAGATAACATATGGCAACTCAATGGTGCCTGATGAAGGTTGGGTTGAAGTCTTAAATCAGAAATGGGATGTGAACATAGTCAAAGAGGAATCAAGCAAATTCCGTGAACTAGAACTTCAG CCAGATACAGAGCAACGACCGCACAAGGTTAGCTTTAAAGTTGATAAAGATAAGGCTCATGTTGTCACAAAGTCCCTTTTGGAGCGTTTTGAAAAGCATGGA CTGGATGTTAAAATTATCCATAGTGGAGGAATGGATTTGGATATATTGCCACAGGGTGCTGGCAAAGGACAAGCTCTTGCATATCTGCTTAAAAAATTTAAGACCGAGGGAAAACTACCCAATAACACGCTTGTTTGTGGTGATTCTGGAAATGATGCAGAATTATTCAGCATACCAGATGTTTATGGTGTCATG GTTAGCAATGCTCAAGAAGAACTTCTGCAGTGGCATGCTGAAAATGCTAAGAATAACCCTAAGATTATTCATGCAACAGAGAGGTGTGCAGCTGGGATCATACAAGCCATCGGCCATTTTAGCCTGGGCCCGAACACATCTCCTAGAGACGTCATGGACTTTTTGGACCTCAAGCTGGAGAATGTGAATCCTGGACATGAAGTTGTAAAATTCTACTTGTTCTATGAGAGATGGAGGCGTGCAGAAGTTGAGAATTCTGAGCCGTATCTGGCAAGTCTTAAAGCAGCTTGT GATTCATCTGGGGTTTTTGTCCATCCGTCTGGCATTGAGCTATCTCTTTGTGAAATCATAGACTCATTGAGATCGTATTATGGAGATGAACGGGGAAAACGGTTCCGGGTTTGGGTTGATCAGGTGTTACCCGTACAGATCAGTCCAGACACATGGCTTGTGAAGTTCAAGAAGTGGGAGTCATCTG GCGGGGAGCTAAAATGTTGCACGTCCACTGCTATACTAAGTTCAAAG GATGGCACCACTGTGTCAGATGGTCGCACTTGGGTGCATCTTCATCAGACATGGTTTGAAGAATCGGCATCTAAGGATCATTCAACATGGCCCATCTAG
- the LOC122279758 gene encoding uncharacterized protein LOC122279758, which translates to MEGSVGVGFMAVFAVSGSVVLLVHQVHKRLLSDFMKKVESELGSGKRRANKKKVRFADDVKEPSSNNKEYRKRQYSLNHNKQ; encoded by the exons ATGGAGGGCTCTGTCGGCGTTGGATTCATGGCAGTATTTGCGGTCTCGGGAAGCGTAGTTCTCCTTGTTCATCAAGTCCATAAGCGCCTTCTCTCCGATTTCATGAAAAAAGTCGAGTCCGAATTGG GATCTGGGAAACGGCGAGCCAATAAGAAGAAGGTCCGATTTGCAGACGATGTTAAAGAACCATCATCGAATAACAAAGAGTACCGTAAGAGGCAGTACTCTCTGAATCATAACAAGCAATAA